The Jiangella sp. DSM 45060 genome contains the following window.
GCCATCGCGGTCCAGTGCGGTTTCGCCGACGCCTACCACTTCTCCCGCCGCTTCCGCGCCGTCTACGGCCTCGCGCCGAGCGCCTTCCGGGCCACCCCGCCGCAGTCCGCTCCCCCGTCCCCGCTGGTCGGGTCCGGCCTCGCGGCGCTCGAGCCCCTCACGCCGTCGCCCTGACCCACTGGGCGGCCCCGGTCTGCGACCATGACCCGGTGGCCGACCACCTCGTCCTGGTGAACGGGCTGCCGGGCGCGGGCAAGAGCACGCTGGCCGCAGACCTCGCTCCCGCGCTGCCCGGTCGCCATGGAGGCCATGTGGAGCATCGCGGCCGCGCTGCCCGGCCTGGTCGTCGTGGAGTCGTGGTGGTTCCGGCCGCGCGACCTCGGCTACGTCCGCGCCGGCCTGGACCGCTGCTCCGCGCGTCGACGTCCAGGAGGTCGCGCGGCTGGTGCTGCGCGCGCTCGACCGGACCTAGCGTTCGACCTGGACGGCCTCGTAGCGCGGCTTGATCTCCTCGTTGAGGTAGGCGCCCATGCTGTCGGCCGCGAACAGCGCCTCGACGTCGAGGGGTTCGACGTCGAGGTAGCGGTAGATCGCGCCGGAGTCGAACTCGACCTCGAGCGTCCACGTCTGCGGGTCGTAGCCGACGGAACGCAGCGCGGACGACGACACCGGCCAGCGTCTGATCCTGCCCATCGCGTCGATGGTCGGCGGCCGCGGCCGCGATGGTCAAGAGGGGCG
Protein-coding sequences here:
- a CDS encoding KTSC domain-containing protein: MGRIRRWPVSSSALRSVGYDPQTWTLEVEFDSGAIYRYLDVEPLDVEALFAADSMGAYLNEEIKPRYEAVQVER